From Daucus carota subsp. sativus chromosome 6, DH1 v3.0, whole genome shotgun sequence, the proteins below share one genomic window:
- the LOC108226960 gene encoding single myb histone 5 has protein sequence MGAPKQKWTAEEEAALKAGIAKHGLGKWSTIIKDPEFYTALHLRSNVDLKDKWRNMNAVSSGSSRQKCKPIASNTEVSPMVCDESRILSTVVSGDETIRDIKPLATISEDVFRSSSKRLISRLEDHILEAITNLKEPHGSNRGAIAAYIEEQYAAPQNFKKLLAANLKRLTDHGKLIKVKHQYRIAPSSATLDVKKNDFQLLLEGRKDDLIPKTNETISPTSPLLDGIKCPSKAGRNDQIITSLLPNEQKPDYGIPEKTPCEVLTSADIDAELRKMICMTPEEAEYVALQAVKEAEAAIAAAEQAAKEAEEAEHEAEAAQAFAEASRLAWKRRKIRW, from the exons ATGGGTGCTCCCAAGCAAAAGTGGACAGCAGAAGAGGAAGCTGCTTTAAAAGCTGGAATAGCTAAACATGGTTTGGGGAAATGGAGCACGATTATCAAAGACCCTGAGTTTTATACTGCACTGCATTTGCGTTCAAATGTAGACCTGAAG GATAAATGGAGGAATATGAATGCTGTGTCAAGTGGGTCATCGAGGCAGAAGTGCAAGCCTATAGCTAGTAATACTGAAGTGTCTCCTATGGTTTGTGATGAGTCTAGGATTCTTAGCACTGTTGTATCTGGTGATGAAACAATTCGTGACATCAAACCTCTTGCGACAATTAGCGAAGATGTTTTCAGAAGTAGTTCTAAGAGATTAATCTCAAG GTTGGAAGATCATATTTTGGAGGCTATAACCAATTTGAAGGAACCTCATGGTTCAAACCGGGGTGCAATCGCTGCATATATAGAG GAACAATACGCAGCCCCTCAAAACTTCAAAAAGTTGTTGGCTGCAAACTTGAAGCGCTTGACAGACCATGGGAAATTGATTAAG GTCAAACATCAGTACAGGATTGCACCATCTTCAGCAACTCTTGATGTAAAAAAGAATGATTTCCAGTTGCTGCTGGAAGGCAGGAAGGATGATCTGATACCAAAGACAAATGAGACTATCAGTCCTACTTCGCCATTGCTGGATGGAATAAAATGTCCTTCAAAGGCAGGAAGGAATGACCAAATCATTACTTCATTGCTGCCGAATGAACAGAAGCCAGATTACGGGATACCAGAAAAGACTCCCTGTGAAGTTCTCACAAGTGCTGACATTGATGCAGAGTTGAGAAAGATGATATGTATGACTCCAGAGGAGGCCGAATATGTGGCTTTACAAGCTGTTAAAGAAGCTGAAGCAGCTATAGCTGCGGCTGAACAAGCAGCAAAAGAAGCAGAGGAGGCAGAACACGAAGCAGAGGCGGCACAAGCTTTTGCAGAAGCATCACGTCTGGCTTGGAAGCGTAGAAAAATTCGATGGTGA
- the LOC108192390 gene encoding mitochondrial outer membrane protein porin 2, with product MSNGPGLFSDIGKKAKDVLTRDYISDQKFSVSAASDTGVVLTSTAVKKGGLSAGDVAAQYKYKNTLVDVKLDTESNIATTLTISEIVPSTKTIIGFKLPDYNSGKLEVQYFHRHATFTSAVSSNKEKHVVDLSATLGTPTFAFGAEAGYESALGKLTKYTAGISVTRPDSCASVLLGDKGDSIKASYVHHLDEIKRSAAVAEISRKFSTNENTFTVGGVYAVDHLTVLKAKLNNHGKLFALLQHEVIPKSLLTIASEFDTKALDITPKIGLSLALKP from the exons ATGAGTAACGGGCCCGGACTTTTCTCCGACATCGGCAAGAAAGCCAAAG ATGTTTTAACAAGGGATTATATCTCTGATCAGAAGTTCTCAGTCTCCGCTGCCAGTGATACTGGTGtg GTACTTACATCTACTGCAGTGAAGAAAGGAGGACTATCAGCCGGTGATGTTGCAGCACAGTATAAATACAAGAACACTCTTGTTGATGTTAAGCTTGATACAGAGTCAAAT ATTGCAACAACTTTAACTATCAGCGAGATTGTTCCTTCAACGAAAACCATCATCGGATTTAAATTGCCTGATTACAACTCTGGGAAG CTAGAGGTTCAATACTTTCATCGTCATGCAACCTTCACTTCAGCTGTTTCTTCAAACAAGGAAAAACATGTTGTCGATCTTTCAGCTACGCTTGGCACTCCTACATTTGCCTTTGGAGCAGAGGCGGGTTATGAGTCTGCTCTAggaaaattaacaaaatatacTGCTGGCATAAGTGTTACCAGACCAGATTCATGTGCCTCTGTACTTTT AGGTGACAAAGGGGACTCTATAAAGGCATCTTATGTGCATCATTTGGACGAAATAAAGAGAAGTGCAGCTGTTGCGGAGATCAGTCGAAAGTTTTCAACAAATGAGAATACATTTACTGTTGGTGGGGTGTATGCTGTTGATCATCTAACAGTGCTAAAAGCAAAGCTCAACAATCATGGGAAATTATTTGCCCTTTTGCAGCACGAGGTCATACCAAAATCACTGCTAACTATTGCTAGTGAGTTTGATACCAAGGCATTGGACATAACACCAAAAATAGGCTTGTCCCTTGCCCTAAAGCCTTGA
- the LOC108226384 gene encoding heptahelical transmembrane protein 4 isoform X1 — protein sequence MNSRIPDETAEMDNCEQEYRRKVGHRAESPKEKGKMLWKKVKYQLVEYHSLPAFLKDNEFILGHYRSEWPLKQIFFSVFSIHNETLNVWTHLIGFLLFLTLTIHTVMKIPYVVDLHKFENVREDLKTSLPLAHVLPSLSSWRSAKFLPNYIPEQFSQRNHSDVCALHSIKENVANTIAPVMVRPITRWPFFAFLGGAMFCLLASSMCHLLSCHSKRLSYIMLRLDYAGIATIISTSFYPPVYYSFMCNPFFCNLYLGFITLLGMGTIIGSLLPVFDRSEFRSIRASLFFAMGFSGVVPILHKLIMFWHQPEALHTTGYEVLMGSLYGLGALVYAMRVPERWIPGKVDIAGHSHQLFHILVLAGALTHYRAGLVYLKWRDLEGC from the exons ATGAATTCCAGAATCCCTGACGAAACTGCAG AAATGGATAATTGTGAGCAAGAATACAGGAGGAAGGTGGGACATAGAGCAGAAAGTCCGAAAGAAAAAGGGAAGATGTTATGGAAGAAGGTCAAGTATCAGCTTGTCGAATATCACTCATTGCCTGCTTTTTTGAAAGACAACGAGTTCATTTTGGGCCATTATCGTTCCGAGTGGCCTTTGAAACAAATCTTCTTCAGCGTCTTTTCCATTCACAATGAGACACTCAACGTCTGGAC GCATTTGATTGGGTTTCTCCTCTTCCTTACCCTGACGATTCACACTGTGATGAAGATTCCGTATGTTGTGGATCTCCATAAGTTCGAAAATGTCCGGGAGGATCTCAAAACTTCACTGCCTTTGGCACATGTGTTACCATCTTTGTCTAGCTGGCGTTCTGCTAAGTTCCTCCCTAACTATATTCCTGAACAGTTCTCACAAAGAAATCATTCTGATGTCTGTGCCTTG CATAGCATAAAGGAGAATGTGGCAAACACAATAGCTCCTGTGATGGTTAGACCAATCACTCGGTGGCCATTCTTTGCTTTCTTGGGAGGCGCCATGTTTTGTCTATTAGCGAGTAGCATGTGCCACTTGCTCTCATGTCATTCAAAACGCCTGTCTTACATCATGCTTAGGCTTGACTACGCTGGGATTGCAACCATAATTTCAACATCATTTTATCCTCCAGTCTACTATTCCTTTATGTGTAATCCCTTCTTTTGCAATTTGTATCTGGGATTTATAACTCTATTAGGCATGGGAACAATCATAGGATCTCTTCTTCCTGTGTTTGACCGTTCTGAATTTCGTAGCATTCGTGCTTCTCTATTCTTTGCAATGGGTTTCTCTGGTGTGGTGCCGATTCTGCACAAGCTCATCATGTTTTGGCACCAGCCAGAGGCACTGCATACCACTGGGTATGAAGTCTTGATGGGATCTCTGTATGGGCTTGGAGCACTAGTATATGCTATGCGAGTTCCAGAGCGATGGATACCAGGGAAAGTCGACATTGCAGGACACAGTCACCAGCTATTTCACATACTGGTACTCGCAGGGGCCCTAACTCATTATCGAGCTGGTTTAGTTTATCTGAAATGGCGAGACCTGGAAGGTTGCTAA
- the LOC108192680 gene encoding large ribosomal subunit protein uL24z, which translates to MGLCPNPHILKHPPNSKSPNRHNTPTLINPNSHHSLYKSPHTQRERGREGERDSEREIHQSNAKMKYNPRVTSSRRKNRKAHFTAPSSVRRVLMSAPLSTDLRTKYNVRSMPVRKDDEVQVVRGTYKGREGKVVQVYRRKWVIHIERITREKVNGSTVNVGVNPSKVVITKLRLDKDRKSLLERKAKGRAVADKEKGTKFTTEDIMQSID; encoded by the coding sequence ATGGGCCTTTGCCCCAACCCTCATATTCTAAAACACCCACCCAACTCAAAAAGCCCAAATAGACATAACACACCAACActcataaaccctaattctcaCCACTCCCTCTACAAATCGCCACACACACagcgagagagagggagagagggagagagagactcAGAGAGAGAGATCCACCAAAGCAACGCAAAAATGAAGTACAACCCACGAGTGACAAGCTCCCGCCGCAAGAACCGAAAGGCCCACTTCACGGCGCCGTCAAGCGTGCGCCGCGTCCTCATGAGCGCCCCTCTCTCCACCGACCTCCGCACCAAATACAACGTCCGCTCCATGCCGGTCCGTAAAGACGACGAGGTCCAGGTCGTGCGCGGCACCTACAAGGGCCGCGAGGGCAAAGTGGTCCAAGTCTATCGCCGTAAATGGGTCATCCACATTGAGCGAATCACTCGCGAGAAGGTCAATGGGTCAACTGTCAATGTGGGTGTGAATCCTTCTAAGGTTGTCATCACCAAGCTCAGACTCGATAAGGATCGCAAGTCGCTGCTCGAGCGAAAGGCCAAAGGCCGTGCTGTGGCTGATAAGGAGAAGGGGACTAAGTTCACTACTGAGGATATTATGCAGAGTATTGATTAA
- the LOC108226384 gene encoding heptahelical transmembrane protein 4 isoform X2: MDNCEQEYRRKVGHRAESPKEKGKMLWKKVKYQLVEYHSLPAFLKDNEFILGHYRSEWPLKQIFFSVFSIHNETLNVWTHLIGFLLFLTLTIHTVMKIPYVVDLHKFENVREDLKTSLPLAHVLPSLSSWRSAKFLPNYIPEQFSQRNHSDVCALHSIKENVANTIAPVMVRPITRWPFFAFLGGAMFCLLASSMCHLLSCHSKRLSYIMLRLDYAGIATIISTSFYPPVYYSFMCNPFFCNLYLGFITLLGMGTIIGSLLPVFDRSEFRSIRASLFFAMGFSGVVPILHKLIMFWHQPEALHTTGYEVLMGSLYGLGALVYAMRVPERWIPGKVDIAGHSHQLFHILVLAGALTHYRAGLVYLKWRDLEGC, translated from the exons ATGGATAATTGTGAGCAAGAATACAGGAGGAAGGTGGGACATAGAGCAGAAAGTCCGAAAGAAAAAGGGAAGATGTTATGGAAGAAGGTCAAGTATCAGCTTGTCGAATATCACTCATTGCCTGCTTTTTTGAAAGACAACGAGTTCATTTTGGGCCATTATCGTTCCGAGTGGCCTTTGAAACAAATCTTCTTCAGCGTCTTTTCCATTCACAATGAGACACTCAACGTCTGGAC GCATTTGATTGGGTTTCTCCTCTTCCTTACCCTGACGATTCACACTGTGATGAAGATTCCGTATGTTGTGGATCTCCATAAGTTCGAAAATGTCCGGGAGGATCTCAAAACTTCACTGCCTTTGGCACATGTGTTACCATCTTTGTCTAGCTGGCGTTCTGCTAAGTTCCTCCCTAACTATATTCCTGAACAGTTCTCACAAAGAAATCATTCTGATGTCTGTGCCTTG CATAGCATAAAGGAGAATGTGGCAAACACAATAGCTCCTGTGATGGTTAGACCAATCACTCGGTGGCCATTCTTTGCTTTCTTGGGAGGCGCCATGTTTTGTCTATTAGCGAGTAGCATGTGCCACTTGCTCTCATGTCATTCAAAACGCCTGTCTTACATCATGCTTAGGCTTGACTACGCTGGGATTGCAACCATAATTTCAACATCATTTTATCCTCCAGTCTACTATTCCTTTATGTGTAATCCCTTCTTTTGCAATTTGTATCTGGGATTTATAACTCTATTAGGCATGGGAACAATCATAGGATCTCTTCTTCCTGTGTTTGACCGTTCTGAATTTCGTAGCATTCGTGCTTCTCTATTCTTTGCAATGGGTTTCTCTGGTGTGGTGCCGATTCTGCACAAGCTCATCATGTTTTGGCACCAGCCAGAGGCACTGCATACCACTGGGTATGAAGTCTTGATGGGATCTCTGTATGGGCTTGGAGCACTAGTATATGCTATGCGAGTTCCAGAGCGATGGATACCAGGGAAAGTCGACATTGCAGGACACAGTCACCAGCTATTTCACATACTGGTACTCGCAGGGGCCCTAACTCATTATCGAGCTGGTTTAGTTTATCTGAAATGGCGAGACCTGGAAGGTTGCTAA